A section of the Pseudomonas prosekii genome encodes:
- a CDS encoding acetyl-CoA C-acetyltransferase, with the protein MQDVVIVAATRTAIGSFQGALAGVSAVDLGAAVIRQLLAQTGLDPAQVDEVIMGQVLTAGAGQNPARQSAIKAGLPFTVPAMTLNKVCGSGLKALHLATQAIRCGDAEVIIAGGQENMSLSNYVMPGARTGLRMGHAQIVDTMISDGLWDAFNDYHMGITAENLAEKYSLTREQQDAFAAASQQKASAAIEAGRFVDEITPILIPQRKGDPLSFATDEQPRAGTTAESLGKLKAAFKKDGSVTAGNASSLNDGAAAVILMSADKAKSLGLPVLAKIAAYANAGVDPAIMGIGPVSATRRCLSKAGWSIEQLDLIEANEAFAAQSLAVAKDLEWDLDKVNVNGGAIALGHPIGASGCRVLVTLLHEMIKRDAKKGLATLCIGGGQGVALAIERA; encoded by the coding sequence ATGCAAGACGTCGTTATTGTTGCCGCCACCCGCACCGCCATTGGCAGTTTCCAGGGCGCGTTGGCCGGTGTATCCGCGGTTGATCTGGGCGCGGCGGTGATCCGCCAGTTGCTCGCGCAAACCGGGCTCGACCCGGCGCAGGTCGATGAAGTGATCATGGGCCAGGTGTTGACCGCCGGTGCCGGGCAAAACCCTGCGCGCCAGTCGGCGATCAAGGCTGGTCTGCCGTTTACTGTGCCGGCGATGACCCTGAACAAGGTCTGCGGTTCAGGCCTCAAGGCGTTGCATCTGGCGACCCAGGCAATTCGCTGCGGCGATGCCGAGGTGATCATTGCCGGCGGCCAGGAAAACATGAGCCTGTCCAATTACGTAATGCCCGGCGCGCGCACCGGTCTGCGCATGGGCCACGCGCAAATCGTCGACACGATGATCAGCGACGGTCTGTGGGATGCGTTCAACGATTACCACATGGGCATTACCGCCGAGAACCTTGCCGAGAAGTACAGCCTGACTCGCGAACAGCAAGACGCTTTCGCCGCCGCCTCGCAGCAGAAAGCCTCGGCAGCCATTGAAGCCGGGCGGTTTGTCGATGAGATCACGCCGATCCTGATCCCCCAGCGCAAGGGCGATCCGCTGTCCTTCGCCACCGACGAACAACCCCGCGCCGGCACCACCGCCGAGTCGCTGGGCAAGTTGAAAGCGGCGTTCAAGAAAGACGGTTCGGTCACGGCCGGTAACGCCTCGTCGTTGAACGATGGCGCTGCCGCAGTGATCCTGATGAGCGCCGACAAAGCCAAGTCGCTGGGCCTGCCGGTATTGGCGAAAATCGCTGCTTACGCCAATGCCGGCGTGGACCCGGCGATCATGGGCATCGGCCCGGTGTCGGCAACCCGCCGCTGCCTGAGCAAGGCCGGTTGGTCGATCGAGCAACTGGATTTGATCGAAGCCAACGAAGCCTTCGCCGCGCAATCGCTGGCAGTGGCGAAAGATCTGGAATGGGATCTGGACAAGGTCAACGTCAATGGCGGCGCAATTGCCCTGGGCCACCCGATCGGTGCCTCGGGTTGCCGAGTGCTAGTGACGTTGCTGCACGAAATGATCAAGCGCGACGCCAAAAAAGGCCTCGCCACCCTGTGCATCGGTGGTGGGCAAGGCGTGGCCCTGGCGATCGAACGCGCCTGA
- a CDS encoding CoA transferase subunit B, with the protein MALSREQMAQRVAREMQDGFYVNLGIGIPTLVANYIPEGMEVMLQSENGLLGMGPFPTEETIDADMINAGKQTVTARIGASIFSSAESFAMIRGGHVDLTVLGAFEVDVQGNIASWMIPGKMVKGMGGAMDLVAGADNIIVIMTHASKDGESKLLAQCSLPLTGAGCIKRVLTDLAYLEIKDGAFILKERAPGVSVEEIVAKTAGKLIVPEHVPEMQFAAQ; encoded by the coding sequence ATGGCACTTTCCCGCGAACAAATGGCTCAGCGCGTCGCCCGCGAAATGCAGGACGGCTTCTACGTCAACCTCGGCATCGGCATTCCGACCCTGGTCGCCAACTACATCCCTGAAGGCATGGAAGTCATGCTGCAATCGGAAAACGGCCTGCTCGGCATGGGCCCGTTTCCGACTGAAGAAACCATCGACGCCGACATGATCAACGCCGGCAAGCAAACCGTGACCGCACGGATCGGCGCGTCGATCTTCTCCTCGGCCGAATCGTTTGCGATGATTCGCGGCGGCCATGTTGACCTGACCGTGCTCGGCGCTTTTGAAGTGGATGTGCAGGGCAACATCGCTTCGTGGATGATCCCCGGCAAGATGGTCAAGGGCATGGGCGGCGCGATGGACCTGGTCGCTGGCGCCGACAACATCATCGTCATCATGACCCACGCGTCGAAGGACGGTGAGTCGAAACTGTTGGCCCAATGCAGCCTGCCGCTGACCGGCGCCGGGTGCATCAAGCGCGTTCTGACCGACCTCGCCTACCTTGAAATCAAGGACGGCGCGTTCATTCTCAAAGAACGCGCGCCGGGTGTCAGCGTCGAAGAAATCGTCGCCAAGACCGCCGGTAAACTGATCGTGCCGGAGCATGTTCCGGAAATGCAATTCGCTGCTCAGTGA
- a CDS encoding CoA transferase subunit A, whose product MAGFDKRVSSYEEALAGLEDGMTVIAGGFGLCGIPENLIAEIKRKGTRDLTVVSNNCGVDGFGLGVLLVDRQISKVVASYVGENKLFEDQLLKGEIEVVLTPQGTLAEKMRAGGAGIPAFFTATGVGTPVAEGKEEREFHGRRYIMEESITGDFAIVKGWKADHFGNVIYRHTAQNFNPLAATAGKITVVEVEEIVEPGELDPSQIHTPGIYVDRVICGTFEKRIEQRTVRK is encoded by the coding sequence ATGGCAGGTTTCGACAAGCGCGTGAGTTCCTACGAGGAAGCTCTGGCAGGTCTTGAAGACGGCATGACCGTGATCGCCGGCGGCTTCGGCCTGTGCGGGATCCCGGAAAACCTCATCGCCGAGATCAAACGCAAAGGCACCCGCGACCTCACCGTGGTTTCCAACAACTGCGGCGTCGACGGTTTTGGCCTCGGCGTGTTGCTGGTCGATCGGCAGATCAGCAAAGTGGTGGCCTCCTACGTCGGCGAGAACAAACTGTTCGAAGACCAACTGCTGAAAGGCGAAATCGAAGTCGTGCTTACCCCGCAAGGCACCCTCGCCGAAAAAATGCGTGCGGGCGGCGCCGGCATCCCGGCGTTCTTTACCGCCACTGGCGTCGGCACTCCGGTCGCCGAAGGCAAGGAAGAACGTGAATTCCACGGTCGCCGTTACATCATGGAAGAGTCGATCACTGGCGATTTCGCCATCGTCAAAGGCTGGAAAGCCGACCATTTCGGCAACGTCATCTATCGCCACACCGCCCAGAACTTCAATCCGCTGGCCGCTACCGCCGGCAAAATCACCGTGGTCGAAGTCGAAGAAATCGTCGAGCCCGGCGAGCTGGACCCGTCGCAGATCCACACCCCTGGCATCTACGTCGACCGGGTCATTTGCGGCACGTTCGAGAAGCGCATCGAACAGCGCACCGTGCGTAAGTGA
- a CDS encoding LysR family transcriptional regulator: MTVKQIRAFLAVAQSLSFAVACERLHLSQSALSLTIKALEEGLGGRLFTRNTRNVALTPEGESLVPLARRLIADWDNAEDELRQRFTLQRGRVTLAAMPSFAGNLLPPILKTFRARYPKVNVTVNDVINEQVLEMVRDRQVELGVSFEPAHSTSLQFTPLYIDRFVAVVPPDSPLADRPEIDWETLLKEPFITLQRPSTVRVMLEEHLQARGMKLPVEFESHQLATVGRMVASGLGVSAVPALCVRQMQESGAHCITLRDPVVERAIGVLTKPGVELSAAAQALFDIFKQANLGQRLSDG; this comes from the coding sequence ATGACCGTCAAGCAAATCCGCGCCTTCCTCGCCGTGGCGCAGAGCCTGAGCTTCGCCGTCGCCTGCGAGCGCTTGCACCTGTCGCAATCGGCGTTGAGCCTGACCATCAAGGCCCTCGAAGAAGGCCTCGGTGGCCGCCTGTTCACGCGCAACACGCGCAACGTCGCGCTGACCCCGGAAGGTGAATCACTGGTGCCGCTGGCCCGACGGCTGATCGCCGATTGGGACAACGCCGAAGACGAACTGCGCCAACGTTTTACCCTGCAGCGCGGTCGCGTGACCCTCGCGGCGATGCCGTCGTTTGCCGGCAACCTGCTGCCGCCGATCCTCAAAACCTTCCGCGCACGCTACCCGAAAGTCAACGTGACGGTGAACGACGTGATCAACGAACAGGTGCTGGAAATGGTCCGCGACCGCCAAGTGGAACTCGGCGTTTCGTTCGAACCGGCGCACAGCACGTCGCTGCAGTTTACGCCGTTGTACATCGACCGCTTTGTCGCCGTGGTGCCGCCGGATTCCCCGCTGGCCGATCGGCCGGAAATCGACTGGGAAACGTTGTTGAAGGAACCGTTCATCACCCTGCAACGCCCGTCGACCGTGCGGGTGATGCTGGAAGAACACCTGCAGGCTCGCGGGATGAAGTTACCGGTGGAATTTGAAAGCCATCAACTGGCCACGGTCGGGCGCATGGTCGCCAGCGGCTTGGGCGTGAGCGCGGTGCCAGCACTGTGCGTCAGGCAGATGCAGGAGTCGGGCGCGCACTGCATCACCCTGCGCGACCCGGTGGTGGAGCGGGCGATTGGCGTGCTGACCAAACCGGGGGTCGAACTGTCGGCAGCGGCGCAGGCGTTGTTCGACATCTTCAAGCAAGCCAACCTCGGCCAGCGATTATCTGATGGATAA
- a CDS encoding NAD-dependent protein deacetylase encodes MLDSPIREQLDRLQQLMADQPFAVLTGAGISTPSGIPDYRDNQGVRRGRQPMMYQEFLAAPEARRRYWARAMLGWPRVRVASPNAAHEALASLQGSRQIGGLITQNVDTLHDQAGSHDVIELHGSLHRVLCLDCGQRSERDAIQRVMEAQNPYLAGVDAVQAPDGDTLLDPAFEARFQVPHCPHCGAARMKPDVVFFGENVAAVTAARAMAAVEDAAGLLVVGSSLMAYSAFRLCRAVVDQGKPLIAINLGKTRADEILQMKIEGSCEQLLPLLAQHLNS; translated from the coding sequence ATGCTCGACAGCCCCATCCGCGAACAGCTCGACCGACTTCAGCAGTTGATGGCCGACCAGCCATTCGCGGTTCTGACCGGTGCCGGCATCAGCACGCCGTCGGGCATTCCGGACTATCGCGACAACCAGGGCGTGCGCCGTGGGCGTCAGCCGATGATGTATCAGGAGTTTCTCGCCGCACCCGAAGCGCGCCGGCGTTACTGGGCGCGGGCGATGCTTGGTTGGCCGCGGGTGCGCGTGGCCAGTCCCAACGCGGCGCACGAGGCGCTGGCCAGTTTGCAGGGTTCGCGGCAGATCGGCGGGTTGATCACGCAGAACGTCGACACGCTGCACGATCAGGCTGGCAGCCACGATGTCATCGAACTCCACGGCAGCCTGCACCGGGTGCTGTGCCTGGATTGCGGCCAGCGCAGCGAACGCGATGCGATTCAGCGCGTGATGGAGGCGCAGAATCCGTACCTGGCGGGCGTCGATGCGGTGCAAGCGCCGGATGGCGATACGCTGCTGGATCCGGCGTTTGAAGCGCGATTCCAGGTGCCCCATTGCCCGCATTGTGGCGCAGCGCGGATGAAGCCGGACGTGGTGTTTTTCGGTGAAAACGTCGCGGCCGTCACGGCGGCGCGGGCGATGGCAGCGGTTGAGGACGCGGCGGGATTGTTGGTGGTGGGTTCTTCGCTGATGGCGTATTCGGCGTTTCGCTTGTGTCGGGCGGTGGTGGATCAGGGCAAACCGCTGATCGCGATCAATCTCGGGAAGACCCGGGCGGACGAGATCTTGCAGATGAAGATTGAAGGTTCGTGCGAGCAACTGCTGCCGCTGCTGGCGCAACACCTCAATTCCTGA